The Zingiber officinale cultivar Zhangliang chromosome 9A, Zo_v1.1, whole genome shotgun sequence genome window below encodes:
- the LOC122020947 gene encoding senescence-specific cysteine protease SAG39-like: MGIPAATNMKQCFFLAALLALMISSSSGSTRPRKLISTEMPMAERHEQWMAQHGRVYKDEAEKQRRFQIFKSNVERIESFNAEGRHKYLLGVNQFADMTNEEFRTSRTGFKNIKAPANAIGNRGFRYESISATPVSMDWRAKGAVTPVKDQGQCGCCWAFSAVAAMEGITKLSTGKLISLSEQELVDCDVHGEDQGCNGGLMDEAFKFIIKNGGLAGEAKYPYQASDDTCSKQKSSPSAAAIRGYEDVPANDEEALRKAVAHQPVSVAIEASGFSFQFYTSGVFTGECGTNLDHGVTAVGYGATSDGTEYWLVKNSWGASWGEKGYIRMERDVDAKEGLCGIAMEASYPTA, encoded by the exons ATGGGTATTCCGGCCGCCACCAACATGAAACAGTGCTTCTTCTTGGCGGCATTGTTAGCTCTAATGATTAGCAGCAGCAGCGGCAGCACTCGGCCGCGCAAGCTGATCAGTACAGAGATGCCAATGGCGGAGAGACACGAGCAGTGGATGGCACAGCACGGGCGCGTGTACAAGGACGAGGCAGAGAAGCAGCGCCGGTTCCAGATCTTCAAGTCCAACGTCGAGCGCATCGAGTCGTTCAACGCCGAAGGGAGGCACAAGTACTTGCTGGGCGTAAACCAGTTCGCCGATATGACTAACGAGGAATTCAGGACCTCGCGCACTGGCTTCAAGAATATCAAGGCTCCGGCGAACGCAATCGGGAACAGAGGATTCAGGTACGAGAGCATCTCTGCGACGCCAGTGAGCATGGACTGGAGGGCGAAAGGCGCAGTCACTCCCGTCAAAGATCAAGGGCAATGTG GGTGTTGTTGGGCGTTCTCCGCTGTGGCCGCAATGGAGGGGATCACCAAGCTCTCCACCGGCAAATTGATCTCGCTCTCCGAGCAAGAGCTGGTGGACTGCGACGTCCACGGCGAGGACCAGGGCTGCAACGGCGGCCTCATGGACGAAGCGTTCAAGTTCATTATAAAAAACGGCGGCCTCGCCGGCGAAGCCAAATACCCCTACCAGGCCAGCGACGACACCTGCAGCAAACAGAAATCTTCCCCCTCTGCCGCCGCCATTCGAGGTTACGAGGACGTGCCGGCCAACGACGAGGAGGCGCTGCGCAAGGCCGTGGCCCACCAGCCGGTGTCGGTGGCGATAGAGGCCAGCGGGTTCTCCTTCCAGTTCTACACGAGCGGCGTCTTCACGGGCGAGTGTGGCACCAATCTGGATCACGGGGTGACTGCGGTGGGATACGGCGCGACGAGTGACGGCACCGAGTACTGGCTGGTGAAGAACTCTTGGGGTGCTAGCTGGGGAGAGAAAGGGTATATAAGGATGGAGCGAGATGTGGATGCCAAGGAAGGTTTGTGTGGTATCGCCATGGAGGCTTCCTACCCAACCGCTTGA